From one Catharus ustulatus isolate bCatUst1 chromosome 1, bCatUst1.pri.v2, whole genome shotgun sequence genomic stretch:
- the OTULINL gene encoding inactive ubiquitin thioesterase OTULINL isoform X2, protein MWQKVKVQLMLSMSFLTALFWYCRRLYGFLAQLLKRWSNYLQRQLIRNLSVLPEVDLLGYSAREWKGETKQAKQMREAYEELFRSCHIKYLRPVRRDNYSVVRAVLFQIFSQGIHFPSWMKERDILKLPEKLLYSQGCNWIQQYSFGPERYTGPNTFGKLRKCMEALKTNWAEISATRDHEERGSMCNTLFSDESKEYKLYEAIKFIMLYEVVEAYEQIKSRDEPVHNLFSLLFARDSSSDPLSFMMNHLNSIGDSICLDQVELFLLGYLLEVKIRVYRLHRFNTEEFQVTYPNEYRREWNEISLLTEDDRYYHIPLFRT, encoded by the exons ATGTGGCAAAAAGTGAAAGTGCAGCTAATGTTAAGCATGTCCTTCCTCACTGCTCTGTTTTGGTATTGTAGAAGGCTATATGGCTTTTTAGCACAGCTGCTGAAACG GTGGAGCAACTACCTTCAGAGGCAACTCATAA GGAATCTCAGTGTGCTGCCAGAAGTTGATCTGCTTGGTTATAGTGCAAGAGAATGGAAAGGAGAAACAAAGCAGGCCAAACAGATGAGGGAG GCATATGAAGAATTGTTTAGGAGCTGTCATATCAAATACCTGAGACCAGTCAGGAGAGACAACTATAGTGTAGTAAGAGCGGTGCTTTTTCAGATATTCAGCCAAGGCATTCATTTTCCTTCATGGATGAAGGAAAGAGATATATTGaag ctccctgaaaaGCTTTTGTATTCTCAAGGTTGTAACTGGATTCAGCAATACAGTTTTGGGCCAGAAAGATACACAGGTCCCAATACCTTTGGGAAGTTGCGCAAATGTATGGAGGCGTTAAAGACAAAT TGGGCTGAAATAAGTGCTACGAGAGATCATGAAGAAAGGGGAAGTATGTGTAATACACTGTTTTCTGATGAAAGTAAGGAATACAAACTGTATGAGGCCATAAAATTCATCATGCTCTATGAAGTTGTCGAAGCCTATGAGCAGATAAAGAGCAGGGATGAACCCGTACACAACCTTTTTAGCCTTCTCTTTGCTCGTGACTCTTCATCTGACCCTCTGAGTTTCATGATGAATCATCTGAACTCCATAGGTGACTCTATTTGCCTAGACCAG gtTGAACTGTTTCTTCTTGGATACTTACTTGAAGTAAAGATAAGAGTTTACAGACTGCATAGGTTTAATACTGAGGAATTTCAAGTAACCTATCCAAATGAATACCGAAGGGAATGGAATGAGATTTCTCTCCTGACTGAGGATGACCGCTACTATCACATCCCCCTTTTCAGAACGTGA
- the OTULINL gene encoding inactive ubiquitin thioesterase OTULINL isoform X1, translating into MQRQHDRKASKNRDHFTEQGKRSRISSERSAGRHEVWSWKTASKESLCLMWQKVKVQLMLSMSFLTALFWYCRRLYGFLAQLLKRWSNYLQRQLIRNLSVLPEVDLLGYSAREWKGETKQAKQMREAYEELFRSCHIKYLRPVRRDNYSVVRAVLFQIFSQGIHFPSWMKERDILKLPEKLLYSQGCNWIQQYSFGPERYTGPNTFGKLRKCMEALKTNWAEISATRDHEERGSMCNTLFSDESKEYKLYEAIKFIMLYEVVEAYEQIKSRDEPVHNLFSLLFARDSSSDPLSFMMNHLNSIGDSICLDQVELFLLGYLLEVKIRVYRLHRFNTEEFQVTYPNEYRREWNEISLLTEDDRYYHIPLFRT; encoded by the exons GAAGGCATGAGGTGTGGTCCTGGAAAACAGCCAGCAAGGAATCCCTGTGTCTCATGTGGCAAAAAGTGAAAGTGCAGCTAATGTTAAGCATGTCCTTCCTCACTGCTCTGTTTTGGTATTGTAGAAGGCTATATGGCTTTTTAGCACAGCTGCTGAAACG GTGGAGCAACTACCTTCAGAGGCAACTCATAA GGAATCTCAGTGTGCTGCCAGAAGTTGATCTGCTTGGTTATAGTGCAAGAGAATGGAAAGGAGAAACAAAGCAGGCCAAACAGATGAGGGAG GCATATGAAGAATTGTTTAGGAGCTGTCATATCAAATACCTGAGACCAGTCAGGAGAGACAACTATAGTGTAGTAAGAGCGGTGCTTTTTCAGATATTCAGCCAAGGCATTCATTTTCCTTCATGGATGAAGGAAAGAGATATATTGaag ctccctgaaaaGCTTTTGTATTCTCAAGGTTGTAACTGGATTCAGCAATACAGTTTTGGGCCAGAAAGATACACAGGTCCCAATACCTTTGGGAAGTTGCGCAAATGTATGGAGGCGTTAAAGACAAAT TGGGCTGAAATAAGTGCTACGAGAGATCATGAAGAAAGGGGAAGTATGTGTAATACACTGTTTTCTGATGAAAGTAAGGAATACAAACTGTATGAGGCCATAAAATTCATCATGCTCTATGAAGTTGTCGAAGCCTATGAGCAGATAAAGAGCAGGGATGAACCCGTACACAACCTTTTTAGCCTTCTCTTTGCTCGTGACTCTTCATCTGACCCTCTGAGTTTCATGATGAATCATCTGAACTCCATAGGTGACTCTATTTGCCTAGACCAG gtTGAACTGTTTCTTCTTGGATACTTACTTGAAGTAAAGATAAGAGTTTACAGACTGCATAGGTTTAATACTGAGGAATTTCAAGTAACCTATCCAAATGAATACCGAAGGGAATGGAATGAGATTTCTCTCCTGACTGAGGATGACCGCTACTATCACATCCCCCTTTTCAGAACGTGA